Part of the Pseudomonas sp. ADAK13 genome is shown below.
GCGGGAAGTCGCGCTGCAGGATGCGCAGGTGTTCGCCGAGGCGCTCGCCCATGGCCGCTGCGTGGGCGGGAATGTCGTGGTCCTTGAGGTAGCGCATCACCGCTGAACCCGCGGCCATGGCCATCTGATTGCCACGGAAGGTCCCGGCATGGGCACCCGGCAACCAGGTGTCGAGCCAGTCGCGATACACCACTACCGCCAGCGGCAGGCTGCCGCCAATGGCCTTGGACAGCACCACCACGTCCGGAACGATGCCGGCGTGTTCGAAAGCAAACATCTTGCCGGTACGGCCGAAGCCGCTCTGGATTTCGTCGACAATCAACGCCACGCCAGCCTGTTCGGTAATGCGGCGCAGGCCGCGCAGCCAGTCAAGATCGGCCGGGATCACACCGCCCTCGCCTTGCACCACCTCGACGATCACCGCCGCCGGCAGCAATACACCGGCCTCGGGGTCGTTGAGCAGGTTTTCCAGGTAGTGCAGGTTGACCTTCACCCCTTCCGCCCCGCCCAGCCCGAACGGGCAACGATAGTCGTAAGGGAATGGCAGGAATTGCACGCCATTGCCGAGCAGCGCGCCCAAGGGTTTCTTCGGCCCCAGGCTGCCCATCAGGCTCAGCGCGCCCTGGCTCATGCCGTGATAACCGCCCTGGAACGACAACACCGTGCTGCGCCCGGTGGCGGTGCGCACCAGTTTCAGCGCGGCTTCCACCGCGTCGGTGCCGGTAGGGCCGCAAAACTGAATCTTGGCTTCCCGCGCCAGCGCCGGCGGCAGCAGGCCGAACAGGTCCTGCACGAACTGGTCCTTGACCGGCGTAGTCAGGTCCAGGGTGTGCAACGGCAATTCATCGCTCAGCACCTGGCGAATCGCCTCGATCA
Proteins encoded:
- a CDS encoding aspartate aminotransferase family protein, which produces MSVATSRIEETQAVPAETLYQFDETPLLARQRQQESNARSYPRRIPLALKRARGIYVEDVEGRSFIDCLAGAGTLALGHNHPVVIEAIRQVLSDELPLHTLDLTTPVKDQFVQDLFGLLPPALAREAKIQFCGPTGTDAVEAALKLVRTATGRSTVLSFQGGYHGMSQGALSLMGSLGPKKPLGALLGNGVQFLPFPYDYRCPFGLGGAEGVKVNLHYLENLLNDPEAGVLLPAAVIVEVVQGEGGVIPADLDWLRGLRRITEQAGVALIVDEIQSGFGRTGKMFAFEHAGIVPDVVVLSKAIGGSLPLAVVVYRDWLDTWLPGAHAGTFRGNQMAMAAGSAVMRYLKDHDIPAHAAAMGERLGEHLRILQRDFPQLGDIRGRGLMLGVELVDSAGTPDTQGHPPVHRQLAPLVQRECLKRGLILELGGRHGSVVRFLPPLVITAAEIDRVAEIFGRALAAAVASL